The DNA region GCGTGGTCGATACGATCCTGGCCCACGACGCGACGGCGCCGTACATCGCGCGGCGACTCGTCACGTCGTTCGTGACGCCGAGCCCTTCGGATGCGTACATCGCGCGACTCGCGGATCGTTTCCGCCGATCGCGCTACGACACGAAGCTGCTGATGCGCGACATCCTCACCAGCCCTGAATTCGTCGCGCCCGATACGTTCCGCGCCCTCATCAAGTCGCCCACCGACTTCATGGTGTCGACCGCAAAGGCGCTCGGCGCGACGAACCTCAGCGCGACGATCCGCCAGTACGGCCCGACGCTCGGCCAGAACCTGTTCGACCCACCGAGCGTTGCCGGCTGGGGCGATGGGGCGTCGTGGATCTCCTCGAACACGATGCTGCAGCGCGCGAACTTCGTCACCGCGGCGCTCGGATCGATGCGCACCGCGCCGTCCGCGGCGCGCGCTCACGAGCGCCACCTCGACGCCGTGCTCGCCCAGGGCACGGTGAACGAGCTGAATCTCGCGCGCGACGACAAGTCGCGCTGGTTCGCGGTGTTCGCATCGCCGGAGTTCCAGCTGAAATGAGGTACGCGTAATGGGCGCCACCGATCTCTCACGGCTCTCACGTCGTGACTTCCTCAAGAACGGCTTCGTCTTCGGGGCCGGCGCGGCCGGTCTCGCGGCCGGTTACGCGGCGGTGCCCGACGTCTTCGCCCGCGCGGTCTACGGCGGCAAGCGCGACGGCGTGATGAACGACCGCGTTCTGGTGATGATCCAGCTCGCCGGCGGCGCGGACGGGCTCCAGACCGTGATCCCGCTCCAGGACCCGAGACTGCGCACCTTGCGGCCGCAGCTCTCGCAGGCGGCCAACACCGCGCTCCCCCTCGATGGGAACTTCGGCCTGAACCGGTCGATGCGCGGCGTCAAGACGCTCTTCGACCAGGGCAAGGTCGCGATCGTCCACGGCGTCGGGTATCCGCAGCCGAACTACTCGCACTTCGACTCCATCCGCATCTGGGAGACCGGCGACCCCATGCGTCGGCAGCAGGACGGATGGCTCGGAAAGACGATCGCGGCGAACTACGACTCCGCCGGCCACCCGCTGGTCGGCTGCGCCTGCGGCTCGTCCGAGATCCCGGGCGCGTTGCGCGATCTCGACGCCACGCTGTCCGTCGTGAACGGACAGAACACGTTCAAGTTCAACGGCACGGACGCCGAACGCGCGATGGGCGTCATCTACAACGGGACGCCCGGCATCTACGGCGCGCTCTTCGACACATCGGTGTTCAGCGCGCGCGACACGATGGCGCGGCTGCGGCTCGCGCGCGAGAAATACACACCGCGCGCGTCATACAACGACAACGTCAACCTCGTGTACTCCTCGCGCAACCAGCTCGCGTCGGCGCTGCAGCTCGCGGCGCAGCTGATCATCAGCGGCGTCGGCGCGAAGATCCTGCACGTCACGCTCGGCGGCTTCGACACGCACGACCAGCAGATGGCGCGCGTCGACAGCCTGATGGGCTACGTCGACAGCGCGATCGCGGCGTTCCACGCCGACCTCACCGCATACGGAATGGCCGACCGAGTGCTGATCGCGACGTGGTCCGAGTTCGGACGCCGCGCAGCGGAGACCGCGAACGGCGGGACCGACCACGGGGCGGCCGCGCCGATGTTCCTCATCGGGGACACGGTGAAAGGCGGCTTCTACGGCGAGGCGCCGAGCCTGAGCGCACTCGATCGAGGCGGTAGCCTCAAGTACACCGTGGACTTCCGTCAGGTCTACCAGGAGATCCTCGAGTCGCACCTCAAGGTCGACGCGCAGGAGGTCCTGGGCAGGCAGTTCGAGCGCATCGCGGCAGTCGCGACCGCCTAGTGCCGCCTTGGGCGCTTCGCGTGCTGGCCGCGGGCATCACGACGCTGTCGCTCCTCGGTTCAACGAGCTACGCGCTGGCGCACCCGAAGAACCCGAACGCGCCGCTGCAGCCGCCGGTCGCCGAGAGACCGGCCGCGCCACCGGAACCTTCGCCGACGCCTGTGCCGACGCTTCCGTTTCGCACGGTCACGCCGACCACACCGCCACCGCCCACGACGCCACCACCGACCGCCCGCGCGACCGCGGCCGGGCCGACGCCGTCGCCCACCCGCGCGCCGACGCTGCGCCCGGCGCCCGTTCCGCAGATCACGCTGCAGGCCGGCGTCCGCGCGACGGCGCTGCCGCGGGTGACGATCACGCACGTTTCGTGACCCTTTCCTAACAACGACGCTCCCTCGCTCGCCTAGCCTCTCCTTGTGAACGACCTCACCTTCTGGTTCCTCGCGCGGATCACCGGCCTCACGGCGTTCGCGGTGCTGTCGCTCTCGGTCCTCTCCGGCGAGGCGCTGCGGACGTCGGTCCTCGACTTCCTCGCGTCGAACCGCGCCATCCGCAAGCTGCACGATTTCACGACGCCGCTCTGGCTGCCCCTCGTCTTCGCGCACATCGTCTCGCTGCTCCTCGACAAGACCGCGCAGATCCGCCCCATCGACATCGTCGTGCCGTTCGTGAATCCGTACGAGCCCTACTTCCTGCCGATCGGGCTCGGGACGGTCGCGTTCGACATCGTCATGGTCGTGACCGTCACGAGCTGGCTCAAACGGCGCATGAACAACACGCTCTGGATGTGGATCCACCGCACGAGCTACATCGCGTTCGTCGCGATCTTCTTCCACGCGGCACAGTCCGGCACCGACTTCGACGCGCCGCTCGTGTCCGCGATCGCATGGTCCACTGCGGCCGCGCTCGCGATCATCGGCGTGACGCGCATCGTGTGGGGTCGCCTCCCCGCCTGAGCATCGATAACTCGTTAGTCTCCGTGCCGTGATCGTCCGATACGCCGGTGACGCGATACGCGCGCGCGAACAGTACGCGAAGCGCCCGGGATCGAACCTCAAGTTCGTGCTGCGCAAGCGCTTCTCGTGGATGCAGCACTACCTCGGAGCTCGGACGTACGCGGTCGAGATCGGCTGTGGCGCCGGCTTCAGCGAGATGTTCCTGCACGCCGGGACGCTCGAGCTCACCGACGCGGAGGCTCGTCCGTGGGCGAAGCGCGTCGTCGACGCGCACGAGCTCCCCTATGCCGACGCGAGCATCGACGTGCTCATCGCGAACAACGTGATCCACCACCTCGCATTCCCCGACCGATTCTTGCGTGGCGCGGCGCGCGTGCTCCGTGCGGGCGGGCATATGCTCATCCAGGAATGCAACTGCTCGTGGACGACGCGCATCGCGCTCCGCGCGACGGGCCACGAAGGGTACGACTTCTCCGCTGACCCGTTCGATCCAACCCGTCCATGCAACGATCCGAGCGATCCCTGGAGCGCGAACTGCGCGATCCCCAACCTGCTCTTCGATGACCTCAAGCGATTTCGCGAGCGGTACCCGGAATTTGCGGTCGTGGACTCGGGGATGTCCGAGTTCTTCATCCAATTCAATTCCGGCGGCGTTACCGCAAGCGTCCCGTACGTCCCGCTGCCCTGGACTGCGCTCCGCGTGGTCGACCTCATCGACACCGCGCTTGTCGCGATCGCGCCAGGTGTCTTCGCCAGCCAGCGCCGCTTGGTCCTAAGGCGCTCGTAGCCGCCACAGCGGCCAGCCTGTCGCGGGTTCCGTTCCGGCGCGATCGTAATTCGCCACGACGAACTCGACGACACCTTCGAGCTCCGGTAGGGCCGCGTACTGCGGCTCCGGCGAGGCCCACGAGCTCAGGCCGGCGAGATCCAGCGGTGGTGTCACGAAGCTGTCGCGCGAAGAATCGACGATGAGCGTGGGCCGAGCGCGCCGCAGATCGGCCAGGAGCTCCTCCACGCGAGCTGGCGTCGCGTAGCCGCGCGTCGAGAGAGCGGCGTACTGGTAGACGTACCGCGTGGGCGACCGCCGATCCGCGAGGAAGAGCACCTCCGCGTGCGAGCCCCAGATAAGCACGGTGTCCTGCGGCCGCGTGTTCGAGGCGACGTACGCGGCAGCGGAGCGGATCCTTCCGTCTGCGGTCGTCAGCGCCAGACGCGAGACCAGGAGCGCGGGCTGGACCGACGTGAGCAGCACCGCGGCCGCCAGCGCCGGTCGCGCGACACGCGATGGAACGACACGCTGCAGCTCGCTCGCCGCGAACGCGGTGACGATCGCCATCGCGGGCAGCCACGGGATGAAGTAGTAGTGGTACCCGCGGCCCCACGTCGAGAGCACGATCTCGAGCGGCAACGCGACAAGAGCGATGGCGACGAGGGCCGACGCGAACCGGCGCGATGCGATCGCGTACAGCCACGCGCCGACGGCCACGACCGCGAGACCCGACGGCAGCGTGAGTCGGAGACCCGAGAGGACGGCGTCGATCCGATCCGAGAGAGGCGCGAAGCCCGCGTACGCGCGGTTGTAGACGACGGCCTGATCCAGCATCTCTCCGAGAACGCCGCGCGCGGTGGCCCATGCCGCGGCGACCGCGAGCGGGACGAGAGCACCGAAGGCGATGAGCGCGACCGGCGTGACGGCGGCGCGCCTGGCTCGCAGGAGGGTCACCAGAGCGACCGCGACGACGATGCCCACGAGCGTCGGCTTGAACAGCAGCATCGCGCCGGCGAGCGCGCCGATGCCGAGCGCGCGCGACCGCGTGAGGGGCACGCCGTACAACAGAAGGACCGCGAACTGGAGCGGCAGGGCGTAGAACTCGACGAAGCTCGTCTGTGCGGCGTCGGACAGGAAGAGGCGCGGCAGAGCGACGAGCCACGCGAGTGAGCCGACGAGCGCGGCCGCCACGCCGAATTCGCGGCGCAGCGCCCGGTAGCCGATCAGCGACGCCGCGATCAAGAACGCGAGCTGTACGAGCCACACGCCGGTCTCGTGCGCGAGCGCGATGCCCACGGCATCGACGAAGTACACGCCCGGCGGCTTGTGGTCCCAGATGTCGCGGTAAGGCGCGCCGCCGTCGAGCAGGCGCTGCGCGGCGTAGAAGAAGACGCCCGAGTCCTCCGCGGGGTCGCGGCCGGCGGGTTGATTCGGCAGGAGCACCGCGATCGAGACGAGGACCAGCAGCGGGACCGCGACCGCTCCGACGCGCATCGCGAAACAGATTCGCGCATCCTGTGCGCTGGTGCCGCGGCGGGTAGCGATCGTCGGCGCGGGTGTGGCCGGACTGGTGGCCGGCCGCGAGCTCGCGCGCCGCGGACACCCGGTGACGCTGTACGAGAGATGGCCCGATGTCTCGGGCCAGGCCAGTGCGTTCGATCTCGGGAACGGCGTGTGGATCGACCGCTACTACCACCACCTGTTCCAAAGCGACAGCGACATGATCGCGTTGCACGACGAGCTGCTGCCCGGCGAGCTCGAGTGGCACACGTCGTCCGTCGGCATCTGGGCGCGCGGTCGCGTATGGCCCTTCGTGAGCCCGCTCGATCTCCTCAACTACCGACCGCTTCCGCTCGTCGACCGCCTGCGACTCGGATACTCGGTGCTCCGCCTGACGGCGCGGACCGACTGGGAGCGGATGGACGACATCGGCGCGCTCGACTGGCTGCGCAGTGCCTCCGGCGAGCGCGCGCTCGCGTCCGTGTGGACGCCGCTCATGCTCGGAAAGTTCGGCGCAGACAGCGAACGCGTGCCCCTCGCGTGGCTCTGGTCGAAGTTCCGCTTGCGCCGCAGGCTCCGCGGCAGCGGCGCGACGAAGGAGCAGCTGGGCTACCCGCGCGGATCGTTCCGCGCGATCTGTCAGAAGCTCGCGACCGAGATCCGCAAGCTGGGCGGGGAGATCATCGTCGACCGTGAGGTCCTTCGCGTCAGTGAGGACGACGTCACCGAGCGGGGCGAGCCCGCTTATCTGCTGCACTGCGCGGGACCGGGCGCCTATCGCCGTCGCGCCGGCGAGAGTCCTGTGGAGGCGGCGCTCGCGGGCCGCGCCGACGCAGTGCTCTTCACCACGCCGACGTTCGTCACGCGTCGACTCACCGAGTGGCCGGCCGACTTCGGGCGCCGCCTCGACGACTGGACCTACGAGACCGCGGTCGTGCTGCTGCTCGAGCTCCGCCGTCAGTACAGCCCGACGTACTGGACGAACATCGCCGACAGCAACGTGCCGTTCCTGGGTCTGGTCGAGCACACCAACCTCGTACCGCCTGAGCGGTATCCGGCCCGCTATCTCTACGTGTCGAATTACGTCGCGAGCGGTCATCCGCTCACGCGCATGAACACCGAGGAGCTGCTCCGCCACTACCTCGCCGCGCTCGGTCAGATGAACCCGCGCTTCGATCAAAAGGACGTGCTGCGGTACTGGTCGTTCCGGGAGGACGCCGCGCAGCCGGTCCCGCGCATCGGCAACCGGCACCGGATCCTTCCGTTCTCGTCGCCGCGGCGCGGCCTGTATCTCGCGAACACGACCCAGATCTATCCCGAAGATCGCGGCACCAACTACGCCGCGCGGATCGGTCGCGAGATCGCGGAGCACATCGCGAAGGACGGCTAGCATCGGCGGGTGAAGCTCGCGGTCATCTTCTCTCCCGCGGCCGGTCACACATACGTCGAGCTGCGCGACTTCGCGCGCGAGGCCGAGCGCGTCGGCGTCGAGTCGTTCTGGGTCAGCGATCACTTCTTCGGTGGACCAGTGGGCGTTCCCGACCGCGACTGCCTCGAAGCGTTCACGCTTCTCGCCGCTCTCGCGCGCGACGCGACGCGTATCCGTCTCGGCGTGCTGGTCGCCGCGGCGCAGTACCGGAATCCCGCGCTGCTCGCGAAGATCGTCGCCGGCGTCGACCAGATATCGGATGGACGTTTCGAGTTCGGTATCGGGGCCGGGTGGAAGGCGGAGGAGTACCGCGCGTACGGATACGAGTTCCCGTCAGCGGGCGCTCGCGTTGACCAGTTGAAGGACACGCTCGAGATCTGCCAGCGCATGTGGACGAGCGAACGCGCCACGTACCACGGCAAGCACTACCGGATCGAGGACGCGGTGTGCTCACCCAAGCCCGCGCAGCATCCCCATCCGCCGATCTGGGTCGGTGGCAGCGGCCCGCGTGTGATGCGACTCGCCGCGCGCTACGCGGACGGCTTCGATCTCGGCCGACGTGGACCGGCGGGCGCGCCGCTCAGCGCCGGCGAGATGGCCGCTGCACTTGCAGAAGTGCGGAAGGTCTGCGACGACGCGAAGCGCCAGCGACCGATCGCGCTCTCGCACTGGGTAAGTGCGGAGCTCGGCCCTGACGAC from Candidatus Limnocylindria bacterium includes:
- a CDS encoding TIGR03560 family F420-dependent LLM class oxidoreductase, with protein sequence MKLAVIFSPAAGHTYVELRDFAREAERVGVESFWVSDHFFGGPVGVPDRDCLEAFTLLAALARDATRIRLGVLVAAAQYRNPALLAKIVAGVDQISDGRFEFGIGAGWKAEEYRAYGYEFPSAGARVDQLKDTLEICQRMWTSERATYHGKHYRIEDAVCSPKPAQHPHPPIWVGGSGPRVMRLAARYADGFDLGRRGPAGAPLSAGEMAAALAEVRKVCDDAKRQRPIALSHWVSAELGPDDGSKQELLDRIRGYERAGLDRLLLAFPRDRAGEMISRLGEEVLAQV
- a CDS encoding FAD-dependent oxidoreductase; its protein translation is MPRRVAIVGAGVAGLVAGRELARRGHPVTLYERWPDVSGQASAFDLGNGVWIDRYYHHLFQSDSDMIALHDELLPGELEWHTSSVGIWARGRVWPFVSPLDLLNYRPLPLVDRLRLGYSVLRLTARTDWERMDDIGALDWLRSASGERALASVWTPLMLGKFGADSERVPLAWLWSKFRLRRRLRGSGATKEQLGYPRGSFRAICQKLATEIRKLGGEIIVDREVLRVSEDDVTERGEPAYLLHCAGPGAYRRRAGESPVEAALAGRADAVLFTTPTFVTRRLTEWPADFGRRLDDWTYETAVVLLLELRRQYSPTYWTNIADSNVPFLGLVEHTNLVPPERYPARYLYVSNYVASGHPLTRMNTEELLRHYLAALGQMNPRFDQKDVLRYWSFREDAAQPVPRIGNRHRILPFSSPRRGLYLANTTQIYPEDRGTNYAARIGREIAEHIAKDG
- a CDS encoding ferric reductase-like transmembrane domain-containing protein; amino-acid sequence: MNDLTFWFLARITGLTAFAVLSLSVLSGEALRTSVLDFLASNRAIRKLHDFTTPLWLPLVFAHIVSLLLDKTAQIRPIDIVVPFVNPYEPYFLPIGLGTVAFDIVMVVTVTSWLKRRMNNTLWMWIHRTSYIAFVAIFFHAAQSGTDFDAPLVSAIAWSTAAALAIIGVTRIVWGRLPA
- a CDS encoding DUF1501 domain-containing protein, translating into MGATDLSRLSRRDFLKNGFVFGAGAAGLAAGYAAVPDVFARAVYGGKRDGVMNDRVLVMIQLAGGADGLQTVIPLQDPRLRTLRPQLSQAANTALPLDGNFGLNRSMRGVKTLFDQGKVAIVHGVGYPQPNYSHFDSIRIWETGDPMRRQQDGWLGKTIAANYDSAGHPLVGCACGSSEIPGALRDLDATLSVVNGQNTFKFNGTDAERAMGVIYNGTPGIYGALFDTSVFSARDTMARLRLAREKYTPRASYNDNVNLVYSSRNQLASALQLAAQLIISGVGAKILHVTLGGFDTHDQQMARVDSLMGYVDSAIAAFHADLTAYGMADRVLIATWSEFGRRAAETANGGTDHGAAAPMFLIGDTVKGGFYGEAPSLSALDRGGSLKYTVDFRQVYQEILESHLKVDAQEVLGRQFERIAAVATA
- a CDS encoding class I SAM-dependent methyltransferase, which encodes MIVRYAGDAIRAREQYAKRPGSNLKFVLRKRFSWMQHYLGARTYAVEIGCGAGFSEMFLHAGTLELTDAEARPWAKRVVDAHELPYADASIDVLIANNVIHHLAFPDRFLRGAARVLRAGGHMLIQECNCSWTTRIALRATGHEGYDFSADPFDPTRPCNDPSDPWSANCAIPNLLFDDLKRFRERYPEFAVVDSGMSEFFIQFNSGGVTASVPYVPLPWTALRVVDLIDTALVAIAPGVFASQRRLVLRRS